One genomic window of Magnolia sinica isolate HGM2019 chromosome 3, MsV1, whole genome shotgun sequence includes the following:
- the LOC131241304 gene encoding protein trichome birefringence-like 24 — MVKETRLDLNQWSLHKQSHIFVKLAVSILLVGLAFRLFFSQSVGFSPVSDRPLVEIAVTPVPGKALEAEEDQEQPQKGNVGKCNIFKGEWVPNPSGPIYDNESCPIVEGHQNCMKNGRPDSGYLYWRWKPRDCELPPFDSVRFLESMRNKHWAFIGDSISRNHVQSLLCILSKVSEAVEVYHDEEYRSKRWQFPSYNFTLSVVWTPFLIKAAIFEDMNGVSTSEIQLYLDILDETWTKQYQNFDYVIISGGKWFLKTAIYWENDEVIGCHYCPGKNLTELGFEHAYRKALELLLNFMIASDHKAFILFRTSTPDHFENGEWFSGGTCNRTVPFKDGEIGLIDVDKTMRDIELDEFEKAATLASEKGLNMKLLDTTHLSLMRPDGHPGPYRQFHPFAEDKNAKVQNDCLHWCLPGPIDNWNDLVMEMVLNG, encoded by the exons ATGGTGAAGGAAACAAGGCTTGATTTGAATCAATGGTCTCTCCACAAGCAAAGTCACATCTTTGTGAAGCTAGCCGTTTCAATCCTTCTCGTTGGCCTCGCTTTTCGCCTCTTCTTCTCTCAATCCGTCGGGTTTTCGCCCGTTTCAGACCGCCCCTTGGTGGAGATTGCCGTGACGCCGGTTCCTGGCAAGGCCTTGGAGGctgaagaagatcaagaacaaccTCAAAAGG GTAATGTGGGAAAATGTAATATTTTCAAGGGAGAGTGGGTCCCAAATCCGTCTGGACCGATCTACGACAACGAGAGCTGCCCCATTGTTGAAGGCCATCAGAATTGCATGAAGAATGGGCGGCCCGATTCAGGATATCTTTATTGGAGATGGAAGCCCCGAGACTGCGAACTACCTCCGTTTGATTCAGTGAGATTTCTGGAGTCTATGAGGAATAAGCATTGGGCATTCATTGGTGATTCAATCTCCCGCAACCATGTCCAGTCATTACTTTGCATTCTCTCTAAG GTGAGTGAAGCTGTTGAGGTGTACCATGACGAGGAATACAGATCCAAAAGATGGCAATTCCCATCCTACAACTTCACTCTCTCTGTGGTCTGGACCCCCTTCTTAATAAAAGCTGCCATCTTCGAAGACATGAATGGTGTCTCAACATCTGAAATTCAGCTGTATCTTGACATCCTCGACGAGACATGGACCAAACAATATCAGAACTTTGATTATGTGATAATCTCCGGTGGGAAGTGGTTCCTCAAGACAGCAATCTACTGGGAGAACGACGAAGTCATCGGATGCCACTACTGTCCAGGGAAGAACTTGACAGAACTTGGATTTGAGCATGCTTACAGGAAAGCCCTAGAGCTGCTGCTTAACTTCATGATTGCATCTGACCATAAAGCCTTTATTCTGTTTCGGACCTCAACACCAGATCACTTTGAGAATGGGGAGTGGTTCAGTGGAGGAACATGCAATAGAACGGTCCCATTTAAAGATGGAGAGATTGGGCTGATTGACGTGGATAAGACAATGCGGGACATTGAGTTGGATGAATTTGAGAAGGCAGCAACCTTAGCATCAGAGAAGGGATTGAATATGAAGCTTTTGGACACGACCCATCTTTCATTGATGCGGCCTGATGGGCATCCAGGTCCATACCGGCAGTTCCATCCGTTTGCTGAGGATAAAAATGCCAAAGTTCAGAACGACTGTCTGCATTGGTGCTTGCCTGGGCCAATAGACAATTGGAATGATTTGGTCATGGAGATGGTGCTAAACGGTTGA